One genomic segment of Salarias fasciatus chromosome 8, fSalaFa1.1, whole genome shotgun sequence includes these proteins:
- the fbrs gene encoding autism susceptibility gene 2 protein homolog isoform X3, giving the protein MEGPSRSTGFRQSRRSRSQRDRERRRRRVNLAEERATSLSSGSDREACGTNSVLGPGGRECRPGFGRHRPPRRRKRESVSCEEDLIDGFAIASFISLEALEMDCSLKPSQRTDMLGRRNKGKRGPEENGGGPLSEPEEGAPHSYSSSCLNKSQNKRRKIEGHPLETGYICDTESDTGDKASDNDMDPVFTVSTRKVVDPAPSSMGTSMGKSCSPLPARCGGVSRLMVTPRVSGLERSQEKSLEPHFPEPVSSSTSSCLLPHSTVSASAAAARSSPVNGNGGRHNGGSPPLAKSKTFLLTLSGRSHPIYNRSGTPVKPPASSVASSSSSVRPPTPSTSVSLPYMRGSGSSGPLRPPSRANSGALFTPSPGLPPPPPLLQGPAQSAAAAAEREGRRSVPGPEGTAAGRSTPGGPAASAASGSASGSSGRTSQNQQSIPPLAFQFHQHNHQHQHTHTHQHFTPFLHPTATAPPLFDKYAGKMDGLYRHPFFPQYPPPSVPSIQPVIPPTGPFSSLQGAFQPKGTGPDITARLGVVPHHLQPKDPRLTDPFGTSLKISNKPGKWCAMHVHVAWMILSHQKKVKLMQADPHKLDFRSDLLARFPGAGGLGQLGHMGGALPPTHDLTRPPSLFSAAGAVNPSSTPFISPSTPHSSFLAPSAHLDPYGRSPPFTSLGTLGSGAFGGLGSPTLAGSVFGHKDPPPGVVGGLSAPNHHDPWNRLHGAPSGFPAGPSWAKGPEKRDERERGKDGDRRDVPHIKDEKDRDSLLYGRPPVRMSPVAPSFKPRSSTPVSHVNGHSSSLGGGGPIEDLTRSLNRDRDGDKRPPHGVSSRGPPLGPSSLAADRDRPRSSSSSVLTTPPPSARSAPSPLDLYPRPLGPNAHGLHSESSHSQRDGGGGAASSSASIASLSQAKKSDRTATPSSKPPLLLPPVKVKEERKEEPEHIPITLPPPLPGHGFDRPGSHPHHHSSGTPSSSSLSLTPTPGVPLPPPTPNPQSHHQHLSLLDRSRAMEAYPGGAGPAALVVGPGGERFPHGPHQGPPQGPHSFTWDPWRELAAQQQQHQRREALLRSDPHLALRSDPHLARLLQHQRFMEAERAAAVAAAAAAAGPHHPPTSTSAASSSAVRPEFGLMAHPFDRPPQLGPPGGGLMDEEQRAQILREDFERARYFGMHPHLPHGAHLSGLSHAATAAHLEQLHPSLLSHPLPPGAPGAPQHHPGLYSRLGPLNPHHMPNGILTKTPAGLVGALSVGAPPPLIPSVGSRSSTPPRGSRLGGPGELALYGAHKDGESR; this is encoded by the exons ATGGAGGGCCCGAGCCGAAGCACCGGCTTCAGGCAGAGCCGCCGGTCCCGGTCTCAGCGCGACagggagcggcggaggaggcgaGTGAACTTGGCCGAGGAGCGGGCCACATCCCTGTCCTCGGGCTCCGATCGGGAGGCTTGCGGCACCAACAGTGTCCTGGGGCCCGGTGGGAGGGAATGCCGGCCCGGGTTCGGGAGACACAGGCCTCCGCGGCGGAGGAAGAGGGAGTCGGTGTCCTGCGAGGAAGACCTCATCGACGGCTTCGCTATCGCGAGCTTCATCAGTCTGGAGGCACTGGAG ATGGACTGTTCTCTGAAGCCCAGTCAGCGCACTGACATGCTGGGGAGGAGGAACAAGGGGAAGAGGGGGCCGGAGGAGAACGGCGGCGGCCCGCTGTCCGAGCCGGAGGAGGGCGCCCCGCACAGCTactccagcagctgcttgaaCAAGAGCcagaacaagaggaggaagatagAG GGCCATCCTCTGGAGACGGGCTACATT tgtgACACGGAGAGTGACACAGGAGACAAG GCCTCCGACAACGACATGGATCCGGTGTTCACAGTCAGCACAAGAAAAG TTGtggaccccgccccctccagcaTGGGCACTTCCATGGGCAAAAGCTGCTCGCCGCTGCCGGCGCGCTGCGGCGGCGTGTCGCGGTTGATGGTGACCCCGCGAGTGTCCGGCCTGGAGCGCAGCCAGGAGAAAAGCCTGGAGCCGCACTTCCCAGAGCCGGTTTCTTCTTCTACCTCTTCCTGCCTGCTCCCCCACTCCACCGTCagcgcctccgccgccgccgcccgctccAGCCCCGTCAACGGGAACGGCGGCCGGCACAACGGCGGCAGCCCGCCGCTCGCCAAGTCCAAGACCTTCCTCCTCACGCTGTCTGGGCGCTCTCACCCCATCTACAACAG GAGCGGCACCCCCGTCAAGCCTCCAGCCTCGTCCGTCGCGTCTTCCTCGTCGTCCGTGcggccccccaccccctccaccagtGTGTCTCTGCCCTACATGAGGGGCTCGGGGTCCTCGGGGCCCCTGCGGCCGCCGTCCAGGGCCAACTCGGGGGCCCTGTTCACGCCTTCGCCCGGCctcccgcccccgccgccgctgctccaggGCCCCGCCCAGTcggccgcagcagcagcag AGCGTGAGGGCCGGCGCAGCGTCCCCGGGCCCGAGGGCACCGCGGCGGGCCGCTCCACGCCCGGCGGTCCGGCTGCCTCCGCGGCGTCGGGCTCGGCGTCGGGCTCTTCGGGCCGGACGTCCCAGAACCAGCAGAGCATCCCGCCGCTGGCCTTCCAGTTCCATCAGCACAACCACCAGcaccaacacacgcacacacaccaacacttcACGCCCTTCCTGCACCccacggccacggcgccgcCTCTG TTTGATAAGTATGCAGGCAAAATGGACGGGCTGTACCGACACCCG TTCTTCCCTCAGTACCCGCCGCCCTCCGTGCCCAGCATCCAGCCCGTCATTCCCCCCACCGGCCCGTTCAGCTCGCTGCAGGGAGCCTTTCAGCCAAAG GGAACGGGTCCCGACATCACCGCCCGCCTCGGGGTCGTGCCCCACCACCTGCAGCCCAAAGACCCCagg CTAACTGATCCATTTGGGACATCGTTGAAAATCAGTAAT AAACCGGGGAAGTGGTGCGCTATGCACGTGCACGTGGCCTGGATGATCCTGAGCCATCAGAAGAAGGTCAAG CTGATGCAGGCCGATCCTCACAAGTTGGACTTCCGCAGCGACCTGCTGGCCCGCTTCCCCGGCGCCGGGGGCCTGGGGCAGCTGGGCCACATGGGAGGAGCCCTGCCTCCCACTCACGACCTGACCAGACCTCCCAGCCTCTTctcagctgcag GTGCAGTCAATCCGTCCTCCACTCCCTTCATCTCTCCGTCGACGCCACACTCCTCCTTCCTCGCTCCGTCTGCACACCTGG atCCGTACGGCCGCTCGCCGCCCTTCACCTCGCTGGGAACTCTGGGTTCTGGTGCCTTTGGAGGACTGGGCAGCCCAACGCTGG CAGGCTCGGTGTTCGGCCATAAAGACCCGCCGCCCGGCGTGGTGGGAGGCCTGTCGGCGCCGAACCACCACGACCCCTGGAACCGCCTCCACGGCGCCCCGTCCGGGTTCCCCGCCGGCCCCAGCTGGGCCAAAGGGCCCGAGAAGAGGGACgagagggagcgagggaagGACGGAGACAGGAGAGACGTCCCCCACATCAAGGATGAGAAAGACAG AGACAGCCTGCTGTACGGCCGTCCCCCGGTGAGAATGTCCCCGGTCGCCCCGTCCTTCAAGCCCCGCAGCAGCACCCCGGTGTCTCACGTCAACGGCCACAGCAGCTCgctgggcggcggcgggcccATCGAGGACTTGACCCGCAGCCTGAACCGAGACCGCGACGGCGACAAGCGGCCGCCGCACGGCGTGTCTTCGAGGGGGCCGCCGCTCGGCCCCTCCTCTCTGGcggcagacagagacagaccgCGGTCTTCGTCCTCCTCTGTGCTGACCACGCCCCCGCCCTCCGCCcgctccgccccctcccccttGGACCTGTACCCCCGCCCCCTGGGCCCCAACGCACACGGCCTCCACAGCGAGTCCTCACACTCCCAaagagacggcggcggcggcgccgcgtcctcctccgcctccatcGCCTCCTTGTCTCAGGCCAAGAAGTCGGACCGGACCGCCACGCCGTCGTCCAagccccccctgctgctgccgcccgTCAAGGTGAaggaggaaaggaaggaggagcCCGAGCACATCCCCATCACCCTGCCCCCGCCGCTGCCGGGCCACGGCTTCGACCGGCCCGGCAGCCACCCGCACCACCACAGCTCCGGCAcgccgtcctcgtcctccctgTCCCTGACCCCCACCCCCGGCGTGCCCCTCCCGCCCCCGACGCCCAACCCCCAGTCCCACCACCAGCACCTGTCCCTGCTGGACCGGTCCCGCGCCATGGAGGCCTACCCGGGCGGCGCGGGGCCCGCGGCCCTGGTGGTGGGCCCGGGAGGGGAGCGCTTCCCCCACGGCCCCCACCAGGGGCCCCCGCAGGGCCCGCACAGCTTCACCTGGGACCCCTGGAGGGAGCTggcggcgcagcagcagcagcaccagcgcCGGGAGGCGCTGCTCCGCTCGGACCCCCACCTGGCCCTGCGCTCGGACCCCCACCTGGCCCGGCTGCTGCAGCACCAGCGCTTCATGGAGGCGGAGCGGGCCGCGGCcgtggcggccgccgccgctgccgccggcccccaccacccccccactTCTACCTCCGCCGCCTCGTCCTCGGCGGTCCGGCCTGAGTTCGGCCTGATGGCCCACCCCTTCGACCGCCCGCCGCAGCTGGGCCCGCCGGGCGGCGGCCTGATGGACGAGGAGCAGCGCGCCCAGATCCTGAGGGAAGACTTTGAGCGGGCTCGCTACTTCGGCAtgcacccccacctcccccacgGCGCTCACCTGTCCGGCTTGTCGcacgccgccaccgccgcccaCCTGGAGCAGCTCCACCCCAGCCTGCTGTCCCACCCGCTGCCCCCGGGGGCCCCCGGCGCGCCGCAGCACCACCCGGGCCTGTACTCCCGCCTGGGCCCGCTCAACCCGCACCACATGCCCAACGGCATCCTGACCAAGACCCCGGCGGGCCTGGTGGGGGCGCTGTCGGtgggggcgccgccgccgctcattCCGTCCGTCGGCAGCCGGTCGTCCACGCCGCCGCGCGGCTCCAGACTGGGCGGGCCGGGCGAGCTGGCTCTGTACGGCGCCCACAAGGACGGCGAGTCCAGATAG
- the fbrs gene encoding autism susceptibility gene 2 protein homolog isoform X4 has protein sequence MEGPSRSTGFRQSRRSRSQRDRERRRRRVNLAEERATSLSSGSDREACGTNSVLGPGGRECRPGFGRHRPPRRRKRESVSCEEDLIDGFAIASFISLEALEMDCSLKPSQRTDMLGRRNKGKRGPEENGGGPLSEPEEGAPHSYSSSCLNKSQNKRRKIEGHPLETGYICDTESDTGDKASDNDMDPVFTVSTRKVVDPAPSSMGTSMGKSCSPLPARCGGVSRLMVTPRVSGLERSQEKSLEPHFPEPVSSSTSSCLLPHSTVSASAAAARSSPVNGNGGRHNGGSPPLAKSKTFLLTLSGRSHPIYNRSGTPVKPPASSVASSSSSVRPPTPSTSVSLPYMRGSGSSGPLRPPSRANSGALFTPSPGLPPPPPLLQGPAQSAAAAAEREGRRSVPGPEGTAAGRSTPGGPAASAASGSASGSSGRTSQNQQSIPPLAFQFHQHNHQHQHTHTHQHFTPFLHPTATAPPLFDKYAGKMDGLYRHPFFPQYPPPSVPSIQPVIPPTGPFSSLQGAFQPKPLVPQGTGPDITARLGVVPHHLQPKDPRKPGKWCAMHVHVAWMILSHQKKVKLMQADPHKLDFRSDLLARFPGAGGLGQLGHMGGALPPTHDLTRPPSLFSAAGAVNPSSTPFISPSTPHSSFLAPSAHLDPYGRSPPFTSLGTLGSGAFGGLGSPTLAGSVFGHKDPPPGVVGGLSAPNHHDPWNRLHGAPSGFPAGPSWAKGPEKRDERERGKDGDRRDVPHIKDEKDRDSLLYGRPPVRMSPVAPSFKPRSSTPVSHVNGHSSSLGGGGPIEDLTRSLNRDRDGDKRPPHGVSSRGPPLGPSSLAADRDRPRSSSSSVLTTPPPSARSAPSPLDLYPRPLGPNAHGLHSESSHSQRDGGGGAASSSASIASLSQAKKSDRTATPSSKPPLLLPPVKVKEERKEEPEHIPITLPPPLPGHGFDRPGSHPHHHSSGTPSSSSLSLTPTPGVPLPPPTPNPQSHHQHLSLLDRSRAMEAYPGGAGPAALVVGPGGERFPHGPHQGPPQGPHSFTWDPWRELAAQQQQHQRREALLRSDPHLALRSDPHLARLLQHQRFMEAERAAAVAAAAAAAGPHHPPTSTSAASSSAVRPEFGLMAHPFDRPPQLGPPGGGLMDEEQRAQILREDFERARYFGMHPHLPHGAHLSGLSHAATAAHLEQLHPSLLSHPLPPGAPGAPQHHPGLYSRLGPLNPHHMPNGILTKTPAGLVGALSVGAPPPLIPSVGSRSSTPPRGSRLGGPGELALYGAHKDGESR, from the exons ATGGAGGGCCCGAGCCGAAGCACCGGCTTCAGGCAGAGCCGCCGGTCCCGGTCTCAGCGCGACagggagcggcggaggaggcgaGTGAACTTGGCCGAGGAGCGGGCCACATCCCTGTCCTCGGGCTCCGATCGGGAGGCTTGCGGCACCAACAGTGTCCTGGGGCCCGGTGGGAGGGAATGCCGGCCCGGGTTCGGGAGACACAGGCCTCCGCGGCGGAGGAAGAGGGAGTCGGTGTCCTGCGAGGAAGACCTCATCGACGGCTTCGCTATCGCGAGCTTCATCAGTCTGGAGGCACTGGAG ATGGACTGTTCTCTGAAGCCCAGTCAGCGCACTGACATGCTGGGGAGGAGGAACAAGGGGAAGAGGGGGCCGGAGGAGAACGGCGGCGGCCCGCTGTCCGAGCCGGAGGAGGGCGCCCCGCACAGCTactccagcagctgcttgaaCAAGAGCcagaacaagaggaggaagatagAG GGCCATCCTCTGGAGACGGGCTACATT tgtgACACGGAGAGTGACACAGGAGACAAG GCCTCCGACAACGACATGGATCCGGTGTTCACAGTCAGCACAAGAAAAG TTGtggaccccgccccctccagcaTGGGCACTTCCATGGGCAAAAGCTGCTCGCCGCTGCCGGCGCGCTGCGGCGGCGTGTCGCGGTTGATGGTGACCCCGCGAGTGTCCGGCCTGGAGCGCAGCCAGGAGAAAAGCCTGGAGCCGCACTTCCCAGAGCCGGTTTCTTCTTCTACCTCTTCCTGCCTGCTCCCCCACTCCACCGTCagcgcctccgccgccgccgcccgctccAGCCCCGTCAACGGGAACGGCGGCCGGCACAACGGCGGCAGCCCGCCGCTCGCCAAGTCCAAGACCTTCCTCCTCACGCTGTCTGGGCGCTCTCACCCCATCTACAACAG GAGCGGCACCCCCGTCAAGCCTCCAGCCTCGTCCGTCGCGTCTTCCTCGTCGTCCGTGcggccccccaccccctccaccagtGTGTCTCTGCCCTACATGAGGGGCTCGGGGTCCTCGGGGCCCCTGCGGCCGCCGTCCAGGGCCAACTCGGGGGCCCTGTTCACGCCTTCGCCCGGCctcccgcccccgccgccgctgctccaggGCCCCGCCCAGTcggccgcagcagcagcag AGCGTGAGGGCCGGCGCAGCGTCCCCGGGCCCGAGGGCACCGCGGCGGGCCGCTCCACGCCCGGCGGTCCGGCTGCCTCCGCGGCGTCGGGCTCGGCGTCGGGCTCTTCGGGCCGGACGTCCCAGAACCAGCAGAGCATCCCGCCGCTGGCCTTCCAGTTCCATCAGCACAACCACCAGcaccaacacacgcacacacaccaacacttcACGCCCTTCCTGCACCccacggccacggcgccgcCTCTG TTTGATAAGTATGCAGGCAAAATGGACGGGCTGTACCGACACCCG TTCTTCCCTCAGTACCCGCCGCCCTCCGTGCCCAGCATCCAGCCCGTCATTCCCCCCACCGGCCCGTTCAGCTCGCTGCAGGGAGCCTTTCAGCCAAAG cctCTCGTCCCTCAGGGAACGGGTCCCGACATCACCGCCCGCCTCGGGGTCGTGCCCCACCACCTGCAGCCCAAAGACCCCagg AAACCGGGGAAGTGGTGCGCTATGCACGTGCACGTGGCCTGGATGATCCTGAGCCATCAGAAGAAGGTCAAG CTGATGCAGGCCGATCCTCACAAGTTGGACTTCCGCAGCGACCTGCTGGCCCGCTTCCCCGGCGCCGGGGGCCTGGGGCAGCTGGGCCACATGGGAGGAGCCCTGCCTCCCACTCACGACCTGACCAGACCTCCCAGCCTCTTctcagctgcag GTGCAGTCAATCCGTCCTCCACTCCCTTCATCTCTCCGTCGACGCCACACTCCTCCTTCCTCGCTCCGTCTGCACACCTGG atCCGTACGGCCGCTCGCCGCCCTTCACCTCGCTGGGAACTCTGGGTTCTGGTGCCTTTGGAGGACTGGGCAGCCCAACGCTGG CAGGCTCGGTGTTCGGCCATAAAGACCCGCCGCCCGGCGTGGTGGGAGGCCTGTCGGCGCCGAACCACCACGACCCCTGGAACCGCCTCCACGGCGCCCCGTCCGGGTTCCCCGCCGGCCCCAGCTGGGCCAAAGGGCCCGAGAAGAGGGACgagagggagcgagggaagGACGGAGACAGGAGAGACGTCCCCCACATCAAGGATGAGAAAGACAG AGACAGCCTGCTGTACGGCCGTCCCCCGGTGAGAATGTCCCCGGTCGCCCCGTCCTTCAAGCCCCGCAGCAGCACCCCGGTGTCTCACGTCAACGGCCACAGCAGCTCgctgggcggcggcgggcccATCGAGGACTTGACCCGCAGCCTGAACCGAGACCGCGACGGCGACAAGCGGCCGCCGCACGGCGTGTCTTCGAGGGGGCCGCCGCTCGGCCCCTCCTCTCTGGcggcagacagagacagaccgCGGTCTTCGTCCTCCTCTGTGCTGACCACGCCCCCGCCCTCCGCCcgctccgccccctcccccttGGACCTGTACCCCCGCCCCCTGGGCCCCAACGCACACGGCCTCCACAGCGAGTCCTCACACTCCCAaagagacggcggcggcggcgccgcgtcctcctccgcctccatcGCCTCCTTGTCTCAGGCCAAGAAGTCGGACCGGACCGCCACGCCGTCGTCCAagccccccctgctgctgccgcccgTCAAGGTGAaggaggaaaggaaggaggagcCCGAGCACATCCCCATCACCCTGCCCCCGCCGCTGCCGGGCCACGGCTTCGACCGGCCCGGCAGCCACCCGCACCACCACAGCTCCGGCAcgccgtcctcgtcctccctgTCCCTGACCCCCACCCCCGGCGTGCCCCTCCCGCCCCCGACGCCCAACCCCCAGTCCCACCACCAGCACCTGTCCCTGCTGGACCGGTCCCGCGCCATGGAGGCCTACCCGGGCGGCGCGGGGCCCGCGGCCCTGGTGGTGGGCCCGGGAGGGGAGCGCTTCCCCCACGGCCCCCACCAGGGGCCCCCGCAGGGCCCGCACAGCTTCACCTGGGACCCCTGGAGGGAGCTggcggcgcagcagcagcagcaccagcgcCGGGAGGCGCTGCTCCGCTCGGACCCCCACCTGGCCCTGCGCTCGGACCCCCACCTGGCCCGGCTGCTGCAGCACCAGCGCTTCATGGAGGCGGAGCGGGCCGCGGCcgtggcggccgccgccgctgccgccggcccccaccacccccccactTCTACCTCCGCCGCCTCGTCCTCGGCGGTCCGGCCTGAGTTCGGCCTGATGGCCCACCCCTTCGACCGCCCGCCGCAGCTGGGCCCGCCGGGCGGCGGCCTGATGGACGAGGAGCAGCGCGCCCAGATCCTGAGGGAAGACTTTGAGCGGGCTCGCTACTTCGGCAtgcacccccacctcccccacgGCGCTCACCTGTCCGGCTTGTCGcacgccgccaccgccgcccaCCTGGAGCAGCTCCACCCCAGCCTGCTGTCCCACCCGCTGCCCCCGGGGGCCCCCGGCGCGCCGCAGCACCACCCGGGCCTGTACTCCCGCCTGGGCCCGCTCAACCCGCACCACATGCCCAACGGCATCCTGACCAAGACCCCGGCGGGCCTGGTGGGGGCGCTGTCGGtgggggcgccgccgccgctcattCCGTCCGTCGGCAGCCGGTCGTCCACGCCGCCGCGCGGCTCCAGACTGGGCGGGCCGGGCGAGCTGGCTCTGTACGGCGCCCACAAGGACGGCGAGTCCAGATAG